A single window of Fischerella sp. PCC 9605 DNA harbors:
- a CDS encoding (2Fe-2S) ferredoxin domain-containing protein, translated as MNSISKSSNSPVTPPVYPRCVRVCQNRTCRKQGAAKVLVAFEAISIPEVTVTGSSCLGQCGNGPMVLVLPDMVWYSGVHPSEVPLVVEKHLLNNQRVTKMLYYRFHPQG; from the coding sequence ATGAACAGTATTTCTAAATCATCAAACTCACCTGTAACACCTCCTGTTTATCCTCGATGCGTCCGCGTCTGCCAAAATCGCACTTGCCGCAAGCAAGGCGCTGCTAAAGTATTAGTAGCTTTTGAAGCTATATCTATCCCTGAAGTGACGGTAACAGGTAGCAGCTGTTTGGGACAATGTGGCAATGGACCGATGGTACTGGTGCTACCAGATATGGTTTGGTATAGTGGCGTCCATCCCAGTGAAGTGCCTTTGGTGGTTGAAAAGCATCTACTAAACAATCAAAGAGTTACAAAGATGCTCTATTATCGGTTTCATCCGCAAGGATAA
- the ilvD gene encoding dihydroxy-acid dehydratase, producing the protein MSENLRSRVVTQGVQRSPNRAMLRAVGFQDQDFTKPIVGIANAYSTITPCNMGINKLVQRAEIGINNANAMPQIFGTITISDGISMGTEGMKYSLVSREVIADSIETACNGQSMDGVLAIGGCDKNMPGAMIAIARMNIPAIFVYGGTIKPGHYNGRDLTVVSCFEAVGEYSAGKIDEDELLEVERRACPGAGSCGGMYTANTMSSAFEAMGMSLPYSSTMAAEDSEKADSTEKSAFVLVEAIRKQILPRQIITRKSIENAISVIMAVGGSTNAVLHFLAIARAAGVELSLDDFESIRSRVPVLCDLKPSGKYVATDLHKAGGIPQVMKMLLVHDLLHGDCLTISSETIAQVLADVPNEPSPNQDVIRPWLNPMYSQGHLAILKGNLAAEGAVAKITGIKVPKITGPARVFESEESCLEAILAKKINRGDVIVIRYEGPKGGPGMREMLAPTSAIIGAGLGDSVGLITDGRFSGGTYGMVVGHVAPEAAVGGAIALVEEGDTITIDAHARLLHLHVSDEQLARRRALWRPRPPRYTTGVLAKYAKLVSSSSLGAVTDLDLF; encoded by the coding sequence ATGTCAGAAAATCTCAGAAGCAGAGTTGTCACCCAGGGAGTGCAGCGATCGCCCAATCGTGCCATGTTGCGTGCCGTTGGATTTCAAGATCAAGATTTTACTAAACCAATTGTTGGGATTGCTAACGCATACAGCACCATCACCCCTTGCAATATGGGGATCAACAAACTGGTACAAAGGGCAGAAATAGGCATCAACAACGCCAACGCGATGCCGCAAATATTCGGCACAATTACGATTAGCGATGGCATTTCGATGGGAACCGAGGGGATGAAATACTCCTTGGTGTCGCGAGAAGTAATTGCCGACTCCATCGAAACAGCTTGCAACGGACAAAGTATGGATGGAGTGCTGGCGATCGGCGGTTGCGATAAAAATATGCCAGGAGCAATGATTGCGATCGCCCGGATGAACATTCCCGCCATCTTTGTTTATGGCGGTACGATTAAACCCGGACACTACAACGGACGCGACTTAACCGTCGTCAGTTGTTTTGAAGCGGTAGGCGAATATAGTGCCGGGAAAATCGACGAGGATGAGTTATTAGAAGTTGAACGCCGTGCCTGTCCTGGTGCAGGTTCGTGCGGGGGAATGTACACAGCTAACACCATGTCTAGTGCATTTGAAGCAATGGGGATGAGTTTGCCCTATTCTTCAACAATGGCAGCAGAAGATTCAGAAAAAGCCGACAGCACAGAAAAATCGGCATTTGTATTAGTAGAAGCAATTCGTAAGCAAATCTTACCCCGTCAGATTATCACCCGCAAATCTATCGAAAATGCAATTTCTGTGATTATGGCGGTGGGTGGTTCCACAAATGCCGTGTTGCATTTTTTGGCGATCGCCCGCGCTGCTGGTGTAGAACTAAGCCTCGATGACTTTGAAAGTATCCGGTCGCGCGTTCCTGTATTGTGCGATTTAAAACCTAGCGGTAAGTATGTAGCTACAGATTTACACAAAGCTGGTGGTATTCCCCAGGTCATGAAAATGCTACTTGTGCATGATTTACTGCACGGAGATTGCCTCACCATAAGTAGTGAAACTATTGCACAAGTGTTGGCGGACGTACCCAATGAACCATCACCAAACCAAGATGTGATTCGCCCTTGGCTCAACCCGATGTATTCTCAAGGACATTTAGCTATCCTGAAAGGGAATCTGGCAGCAGAGGGAGCAGTAGCAAAAATCACTGGTATAAAAGTTCCTAAAATTACTGGGCCAGCACGAGTTTTTGAATCAGAGGAATCTTGTTTAGAGGCGATTCTGGCAAAGAAAATCAACAGGGGTGATGTGATTGTCATTCGCTACGAAGGCCCCAAGGGCGGCCCCGGTATGCGGGAAATGCTCGCTCCCACTTCAGCAATTATCGGTGCAGGTTTGGGTGATAGTGTGGGGTTAATCACCGATGGGCGTTTCTCCGGCGGTACTTACGGTATGGTCGTTGGGCACGTTGCACCAGAAGCGGCGGTTGGAGGTGCGATCGCTCTAGTAGAAGAAGGCGATACGATCACTATTGATGCTCATGCTCGTTTATTGCACCTGCACGTATCTGATGAACAATTAGCTCGTCGTCGCGCTCTTTGGCGACCCCGTCCACCCCGTTACACTACTGGTGTGCTGGCTAAGTATGCCAAATTGGTATCTTCTAGCAGTCTTGGTGCAGTCACTGATTTGGATTTATTTTAG
- a CDS encoding LysR family transcriptional regulator, whose product MELRHLRYFIAVAEELHFSRAAERLHIAQPPLSQQIQQLEAELGVELFHRKTKRQVQLTEAGRVLLREAYQLLAQLEQAIELTRRTGRGETGQLQVGFVSSVTYNVLPAILQAFRQKFPEVELVLQELTTAEQEVALRNQHIQVGFVHPPLEDDTFSWKCIQQENLVVALPATHPLAKQERIAVRSLTDELFILFPRHLGIGLYDKIVALCQQSNFTPKVAQEAIQMQTIIGLVSAGMAIAIVPSSLQNLQRMGVVYRAIAQATPLVETAVMWQPQKETPVLRQFLTVVERVCG is encoded by the coding sequence ATGGAACTACGACACCTGCGTTACTTTATTGCCGTAGCGGAGGAACTGCACTTTAGTCGAGCTGCTGAACGACTGCACATAGCCCAACCGCCTTTAAGCCAGCAAATTCAACAACTCGAAGCAGAATTAGGAGTGGAATTATTTCATCGCAAAACCAAGCGACAGGTACAACTGACGGAAGCAGGAAGAGTATTGTTACGTGAGGCTTATCAACTGCTAGCACAGCTGGAACAGGCAATTGAGTTAACGCGCCGCACGGGTAGGGGAGAAACAGGACAATTGCAGGTAGGGTTTGTTAGTTCTGTCACCTATAACGTGCTACCTGCGATCTTGCAAGCCTTCCGCCAAAAGTTTCCCGAAGTGGAATTAGTATTGCAGGAATTAACGACAGCAGAACAGGAGGTGGCGCTACGCAATCAACACATCCAAGTCGGCTTTGTGCATCCTCCTTTAGAAGATGATACCTTCAGTTGGAAATGTATTCAGCAAGAAAATCTGGTTGTAGCTTTGCCTGCAACCCATCCTTTAGCGAAACAAGAACGAATTGCAGTGCGATCGCTAACGGATGAATTGTTTATTTTATTCCCCCGCCATCTAGGAATTGGACTTTACGACAAAATAGTTGCTCTGTGTCAGCAAAGTAACTTTACACCGAAAGTTGCACAAGAAGCTATCCAAATGCAAACTATCATTGGACTAGTTTCTGCTGGAATGGCAATTGCAATTGTGCCGTCTTCTTTGCAAAATCTTCAGCGTATGGGTGTAGTGTATCGAGCGATCGCACAAGCAACACCGTTAGTAGAAACAGCAGTGATGTGGCAACCACAGAAAGAAACACCAGTACTGCGGCAATTTCTCACAGTTGTCGAGAGGGTTTGTGGTTGA
- a CDS encoding ABC transporter ATP-binding protein, translating into MAKRRRLAILAAYLRPHWREATLGIVALLTVNGLGVYIPLLIRTCVDKLSGTFSLNQLLNYIVPIVLLTSAMWLIRMASRIWIFGVGRQVEYELKQRIFEHLLKLEPSYFATNTVGDLISRATSDVDNIRRLLGFAVLSLANTLFAYSLTLPVMLSINVEMTLASLAVYPFMFYVVHLFSDRLRNEQLAVQDRLSDLSDLIQEDISGIALIKIYAQEENERRAFAKKNQHLLQANLKLAKSRNTLFPLIGGLANISSLVIILLGATRIASGMLDVGDFVALLLYVERLVFPTALLGFTITAYQRGEVSVDRIESILTVTPEIKDETDAIHLPTEEVQGKLTAKNLSYTYPGAATPALDNVSFTITPGETVAIVGAIGSGKSTLANALPRLLDIEPGQLFLDEIDITKIALADLRSAIAYVPQDSFLFSTTIKNNIRYGDPVAEQQKVESSAKSAQIHPEIINFPQQYETIVGERGITLSGGQRQRTALARAMLIDAPVLILDDALSSVDNQTATTILKNLSGGTKRKTVVFITHQLSAAAAADRIFVMDKGKIVQMGTQIELLQQPGLYRTLWSQHQVEELLH; encoded by the coding sequence ATGGCAAAAAGACGACGCCTTGCTATACTTGCTGCTTACCTGCGTCCCCATTGGCGAGAGGCAACATTAGGTATTGTTGCTTTGTTAACTGTCAATGGGCTGGGTGTTTATATTCCTTTATTGATTCGTACTTGCGTTGACAAACTCTCGGGAACATTTAGCTTAAATCAATTATTAAATTACATAGTGCCCATTGTTTTGTTGACTTCGGCAATGTGGCTGATTCGTATGGCCTCCCGCATCTGGATATTTGGTGTAGGGCGTCAGGTAGAATATGAACTGAAACAGCGGATTTTTGAACATTTACTCAAACTAGAACCGTCATATTTTGCGACCAATACCGTAGGTGATTTGATTAGTCGCGCTACAAGTGATGTTGACAATATCCGGCGGTTGTTAGGTTTTGCTGTACTGAGTTTGGCAAATACCCTGTTTGCCTACAGCCTGACACTGCCAGTCATGCTATCTATCAATGTAGAGATGACATTAGCATCACTGGCAGTATATCCTTTTATGTTCTATGTGGTGCATCTGTTTAGCGATCGCCTCCGCAATGAACAATTAGCAGTACAGGATCGACTTTCTGACCTTAGCGATTTAATCCAAGAAGATATCAGCGGCATCGCCCTAATTAAAATTTATGCCCAAGAGGAAAATGAGCGCCGGGCTTTTGCTAAAAAAAATCAGCATCTGCTGCAAGCTAACCTCAAACTAGCGAAAAGCCGAAATACTCTGTTTCCCTTGATTGGCGGACTAGCCAATATCAGTTCGCTAGTCATCATCTTGCTTGGAGCAACGCGGATAGCCTCTGGAATGCTTGATGTTGGTGATTTTGTCGCCCTGCTTCTGTATGTAGAGCGTTTGGTTTTCCCCACCGCCCTATTAGGTTTCACAATCACTGCTTATCAACGAGGTGAAGTGAGTGTCGATCGCATCGAGTCAATTTTAACTGTCACACCCGAGATCAAAGACGAAACAGATGCAATTCATCTACCCACAGAGGAAGTGCAAGGGAAACTGACAGCGAAAAACCTCAGTTACACATATCCTGGTGCTGCTACTCCCGCTTTAGACAATGTCAGCTTTACTATCACACCCGGGGAAACCGTAGCAATTGTGGGAGCCATTGGTTCAGGCAAATCTACCTTGGCAAATGCTTTGCCTCGCTTGTTGGATATCGAACCAGGCCAGTTATTTTTGGATGAGATAGACATTACTAAAATTGCCCTAGCAGATTTACGCAGTGCGATCGCCTACGTTCCCCAAGATAGTTTTCTCTTCAGCACCACCATCAAAAATAATATCCGCTATGGCGATCCCGTCGCCGAACAACAAAAAGTAGAATCATCCGCCAAAAGTGCCCAGATTCACCCAGAAATAATCAATTTTCCCCAGCAATATGAAACCATCGTCGGAGAACGCGGTATTACTCTTTCTGGTGGACAGCGGCAACGCACCGCCCTTGCGAGAGCAATGTTAATTGATGCCCCAGTTTTAATTTTGGATGATGCCCTTTCCAGCGTTGACAATCAAACAGCTACAACAATCTTAAAAAATCTTTCTGGGGGTACAAAACGCAAAACTGTAGTTTTCATCACCCACCAACTGTCCGCTGCTGCCGCTGCTGACCGAATTTTTGTCATGGATAAAGGTAAAATCGTCCAGATGGGTACGCAAATAGAGCTTTTGCAACAACCAGGTCTATACAGAACTTTATGGAGCCAGCATCAGGTAGAGGAAT
- a CDS encoding cysteine synthase A: MDIKNGFVGTVGNTPLIRLNSFSEETGCEILGKAEFLNPGGSVKDRAALYIIQDAEKKSLIKPGGTVVEGTAGNTGIGLAHICNAKGYKCLIIIPDTQSQEKMDALRVLGAEVRPVPAVPYKDPNNYVKLSGRIAAEMENAIWANQFDNLANRHAHYETTGPEIWAQTDGKIDAWVTSTGTGGTYAGVSMFLKEKNPEIKCVVADPMGSGLYSYIKTGDIKIEGNSITEGIGNSRVTANMEGAPADDAIQIDDKEALRVVYQLLRKDGLFMGGSTGINVAAAVALAKQMGPGHTIVTILCDSGSRYQSRIFNREWLQSKGLSPE, from the coding sequence ATGGATATCAAGAACGGCTTTGTAGGCACTGTCGGCAACACGCCATTAATTCGGTTAAACAGCTTTAGCGAAGAAACTGGCTGCGAAATTCTCGGTAAAGCAGAATTTCTCAATCCTGGTGGTTCCGTCAAAGACCGCGCGGCACTTTATATTATTCAAGATGCGGAAAAAAAAAGCTTGATTAAACCGGGTGGTACTGTTGTAGAAGGAACAGCTGGCAATACTGGCATTGGACTGGCACATATTTGCAATGCCAAAGGCTACAAATGCTTGATTATCATTCCTGATACCCAGTCGCAAGAAAAGATGGATGCCTTGAGAGTATTAGGGGCAGAAGTCCGTCCCGTGCCTGCTGTACCTTATAAAGACCCCAACAATTACGTCAAGCTATCTGGCAGAATAGCTGCTGAGATGGAAAACGCCATTTGGGCAAATCAGTTTGATAACTTAGCGAACCGTCACGCCCACTACGAAACTACAGGGCCAGAAATTTGGGCACAAACAGACGGTAAAATTGACGCTTGGGTTACATCAACCGGAACTGGGGGCACATATGCAGGTGTGTCTATGTTCCTGAAAGAAAAGAATCCAGAGATTAAATGCGTAGTTGCCGATCCGATGGGTAGTGGTTTATATAGCTATATCAAAACTGGTGACATCAAAATAGAGGGCAATTCCATCACTGAAGGCATAGGTAATAGCCGTGTCACTGCAAATATGGAAGGCGCACCAGCTGATGATGCCATCCAGATAGATGACAAAGAAGCCCTACGGGTAGTTTATCAACTGCTGCGGAAAGACGGCTTGTTTATGGGCGGTTCTACAGGAATCAACGTCGCCGCAGCTGTTGCTTTAGCAAAACAAATGGGACCAGGACATACTATTGTCACTATTTTGTGTGATAGTGGTTCCCGTTACCAGTCACGCATCTTTAACCGTGAATGGCTACAATCAAAAGGACTTTCACCAGAATAA
- a CDS encoding peroxiredoxin — protein sequence MALHLGDTVPNFTQASTHGDIDFYEWAGDSWVVLFSHPADYTPVCTTELGVVAKLKPEFDKRNVKVIALSVDDVESHKGWVGDIEETQSTTLNYPILADADRKVSDLYDMIHPNANASVTVRTVFIIDPNKKLRLTLTYPPSTGRNFDEILRVIDSLQLTDNYSVATPADWKDGDDCVIVPSLKDPEVLKEKFPKGYQEVKPYLRMTPQPNK from the coding sequence ATGGCTCTCCATCTAGGTGATACAGTCCCGAATTTTACCCAAGCCTCTACACACGGCGACATCGATTTTTATGAATGGGCAGGTGACAGCTGGGTAGTGCTGTTCTCCCACCCCGCAGACTACACACCTGTTTGCACCACTGAGTTAGGTGTCGTTGCCAAACTCAAGCCAGAATTTGACAAGCGTAATGTCAAAGTCATAGCCCTCAGCGTTGATGACGTTGAATCACACAAAGGCTGGGTTGGTGATATCGAAGAAACACAAAGCACCACCCTTAACTACCCAATTCTGGCAGATGCAGATCGTAAAGTTTCTGACCTTTACGACATGATTCACCCCAACGCCAACGCCAGCGTAACTGTGCGGACAGTGTTTATCATCGACCCCAACAAGAAACTGCGTCTGACTTTGACTTATCCCCCCAGCACCGGACGCAACTTTGATGAAATTCTGCGGGTGATTGATTCGTTGCAACTGACTGATAATTACAGCGTTGCTACACCAGCTGACTGGAAAGATGGTGATGATTGCGTTATAGTCCCCTCACTGAAAGATCCAGAAGTGCTGAAGGAGAAATTCCCCAAAGGGTATCAGGAAGTCAAGCCTTATCTACGGATGACTCCTCAACCCAATAAGTAA
- the galE gene encoding UDP-glucose 4-epimerase GalE has translation MSPEKPTILVTGGAGYIGSHAVLALLRSGYEVVILDNLVYGHRDLVETALKVELVVGDTSDRSLLDRLFQSREIAAVMHFSAYAYVGESVTDPAKYYRNNVLGTLTLLEAMLAASVNKFVFSSTCATYGVPEVIPIPEDHPQNPINPYGATKLMVERILSDFDAAYDFKSVIFRYFNAAGADPGGLLGEDHNPETHLIPLVLQTALGKRESISVFGTDYPTPDGTCIRDYIHVNDLADAHVLGLEYLLKGGDSGVFNLGNGNGFSVKEVIDTAKHVTGADIKVTECDRRPGDPPVLIGSSDKARKILGWQPQYSSLEEIISHAWQWHKQRHK, from the coding sequence ATGTCGCCTGAAAAGCCTACAATTTTGGTAACGGGAGGGGCTGGATATATTGGTTCCCATGCTGTGCTTGCTTTGCTGCGATCTGGGTATGAGGTCGTAATTCTCGATAATTTAGTGTATGGACATCGTGACTTGGTAGAAACAGCTTTAAAAGTAGAGTTGGTAGTAGGTGATACAAGCGATCGCTCACTACTGGATCGGTTATTTCAAAGTCGTGAAATTGCGGCTGTGATGCACTTTTCTGCCTACGCCTATGTGGGAGAATCAGTTACCGACCCTGCTAAATACTATCGCAACAATGTCTTAGGCACTCTGACCCTCCTAGAAGCGATGCTAGCAGCCTCTGTAAATAAATTTGTATTTTCTTCTACTTGTGCAACTTATGGAGTCCCCGAGGTCATACCTATTCCAGAAGACCATCCCCAAAATCCGATCAATCCCTACGGCGCCACCAAGCTGATGGTAGAGCGAATTCTCTCTGATTTTGATGCCGCCTATGATTTTAAATCAGTAATTTTCCGCTATTTCAACGCCGCTGGAGCCGATCCCGGTGGTTTGTTAGGGGAAGACCATAACCCAGAAACTCATTTAATTCCCTTAGTTCTGCAAACTGCTTTGGGTAAACGCGAATCTATATCAGTTTTCGGCACTGATTACCCCACTCCCGATGGTACTTGTATTAGAGATTACATACACGTTAATGATTTGGCTGATGCTCATGTCTTGGGCTTGGAATATTTATTGAAAGGCGGCGACAGCGGAGTGTTTAATTTAGGAAATGGTAATGGTTTCTCTGTTAAAGAAGTTATTGATACAGCCAAACATGTAACGGGTGCGGATATTAAAGTCACAGAGTGCGATCGCCGTCCTGGCGATCCACCTGTTCTGATTGGTAGTAGCGACAAAGCTAGAAAAATCTTAGGCTGGCAACCACAATATTCATCCTTAGAAGAAATTATTAGCCATGCATGGCAGTGGCATAAACAGCGACATAAGTAG